One genomic segment of Arthrobacter sp. zg-Y1110 includes these proteins:
- a CDS encoding DUF4259 domain-containing protein — MGAWGSGIFANDTAADIRGEYREHLEDQIPDEEATRLVIESFGYLLREDNAAELWVALAAAQSQVGRLDDEVKAAALDVIDQGSRLEEWEEAGPDELAERVAALQELRDQLTGPQPARMKLRRPWRHEETELVAGDILSYTDAEGRMALFRVAGIRRARAGDMPCLEWLDWTGRSAPGTWRLARLKPIQAPAHHGMPQVPVIYHVTRFQKKDPDWRACGFAHVTCLPNWPANDMAYATFYSGWSALSLSAENHLAGREQAGQIPGPLR; from the coding sequence ATGGGTGCATGGGGGAGCGGCATTTTTGCCAATGACACGGCGGCGGACATTCGCGGGGAGTACCGCGAACATCTCGAGGACCAGATTCCGGACGAGGAAGCGACGCGCCTAGTCATCGAATCGTTCGGTTATCTGCTGCGAGAGGACAACGCTGCCGAGTTGTGGGTGGCGCTCGCGGCGGCGCAGTCCCAGGTGGGCAGGCTCGACGACGAGGTGAAAGCCGCCGCGCTTGATGTGATCGATCAGGGCAGCCGCCTCGAGGAGTGGGAGGAAGCGGGTCCGGACGAACTGGCCGAACGTGTGGCGGCCCTCCAGGAACTGCGGGACCAGCTCACCGGGCCGCAACCGGCCCGAATGAAGCTCCGCCGGCCGTGGCGCCATGAGGAAACCGAACTCGTGGCCGGCGACATCCTGAGCTACACGGACGCAGAGGGGCGCATGGCACTGTTCCGCGTTGCCGGAATTCGGCGGGCAAGAGCCGGCGACATGCCGTGCCTCGAATGGCTGGACTGGACCGGGCGAAGCGCGCCGGGTACCTGGAGGCTTGCCCGGTTGAAACCGATCCAGGCCCCCGCGCATCACGGTATGCCCCAAGTCCCCGTCATTTACCACGTGACGCGGTTCCAGAAAAAGGACCCTGACTGGCGGGCCTGCGGCTTCGCCCACGTGACATGCCTGCCGAACTGGCCGGCCAACGACATGGCCTACGCGACGTTCTACTCCGGCTGGAGCGCGCTGAGCCTGAGCGCAGAGAACCATTTGGCCGGCAGGGAGCAGGCGGGCCAAATACCGGGCCCGCTCCGATAA
- a CDS encoding thioredoxin domain-containing protein, whose amino-acid sequence MTDRNPKPTKAERTAAAREQARALREAQQKKERRNRLLVIWGVVVAIVAVIAIVAVIVVNSMGKDIANTGTSPANANEYGGFTLTSTTALEPTETFDFDTETLPAAPEEAAEETPIPPGVEAAPEGEPVQVVEYVDINCVHCADFAATYDDQISQWLDAGEITYEYRTVAFLDRNSTSNYSSRGANAAACVADQSPESYWDFMKAIFAQHASGEVKNAELVDMAESVGADTEGMEDCIDDGTYRPFVKYADQLARVDGINGTPTAFVNGEEADLNTFVETVQGAIDANK is encoded by the coding sequence ATGACTGACCGGAACCCCAAGCCGACCAAGGCAGAACGCACTGCTGCTGCCCGCGAGCAGGCCCGCGCACTGCGCGAGGCCCAGCAGAAGAAGGAACGGCGCAACCGTCTCCTGGTGATCTGGGGTGTTGTGGTGGCCATCGTTGCGGTGATCGCGATTGTGGCCGTAATTGTGGTGAACAGCATGGGTAAGGACATCGCGAACACCGGTACTTCGCCGGCCAATGCCAATGAGTACGGCGGGTTTACGCTGACCTCGACCACCGCGCTGGAGCCCACGGAAACCTTCGACTTCGACACGGAAACGCTGCCGGCCGCACCGGAGGAAGCCGCCGAGGAGACGCCGATTCCGCCGGGGGTTGAAGCTGCGCCAGAGGGTGAGCCGGTCCAGGTGGTGGAGTACGTGGACATCAACTGCGTGCACTGCGCAGACTTCGCCGCTACCTACGACGATCAGATCTCCCAGTGGCTGGATGCGGGCGAAATCACCTACGAATACCGCACCGTGGCATTCCTGGACCGCAACTCCACCTCCAACTACTCCTCCCGCGGCGCCAACGCGGCGGCGTGCGTGGCAGACCAGAGCCCCGAGTCCTACTGGGACTTCATGAAGGCCATCTTCGCCCAGCACGCCTCCGGTGAAGTGAAGAACGCAGAACTGGTGGACATGGCTGAGTCCGTGGGCGCCGATACCGAGGGCATGGAAGACTGCATCGACGACGGAACCTACCGTCCGTTCGTGAAGTACGCGGACCAGCTGGCCCGGGTGGACGGCATCAACGGCACCCCGACGGCCTTCGTCAACGGCGAGGAAGCGGACCTGAACACCTTCGTGGAAACGGTCCAGGGCGCCATCGACGCCAACAAGTAA
- a CDS encoding histidine phosphatase family protein: MVMPRNLFLVRHGQSEANVMQRAAKAGDPSLYTEETMTVPDRSWRLTELGVQQAKVAGAWIARQNIEFDRAMVSVYTRTRETAAHLGLDVRWEENRVIRERSWGEIGSMSKQDFAQKYSQNAAYRESDPLYWAPPAGESIANVAENRVRNILSTLHRENARDNVLLVTHGEFMWATRLVLERWSDEEFLERDADKEQMIHNCTVLQYTSTDPANRNNIREKLNWVRRCWPVQVDGEWTMFVGDWEEFDRKYFTREDLLERAEANRHFLEGAFGS; encoded by the coding sequence ATGGTCATGCCCCGGAACCTGTTCCTCGTCCGTCACGGACAAAGTGAAGCGAACGTAATGCAAAGGGCAGCCAAGGCCGGGGACCCGAGCCTCTACACCGAAGAGACGATGACCGTCCCGGACCGTTCGTGGCGGCTCACGGAACTCGGGGTCCAGCAGGCCAAGGTCGCCGGCGCATGGATCGCCCGGCAGAATATCGAATTCGACCGTGCCATGGTCTCCGTCTACACCCGGACCCGCGAGACCGCCGCGCACCTCGGGCTGGATGTGCGCTGGGAAGAGAACCGGGTCATCCGCGAGCGTTCCTGGGGCGAGATTGGATCCATGTCGAAGCAGGACTTCGCGCAGAAGTACTCGCAGAACGCCGCCTACCGCGAAAGCGATCCGCTGTACTGGGCTCCGCCCGCCGGTGAATCCATTGCCAATGTCGCCGAAAACCGGGTGCGGAACATCCTGAGCACCCTGCACCGCGAAAACGCCCGCGACAACGTCCTCCTGGTGACCCACGGTGAATTCATGTGGGCCACGCGCCTGGTGCTGGAGCGCTGGAGCGACGAAGAGTTCCTGGAACGGGACGCGGACAAAGAGCAGATGATCCACAACTGCACCGTCCTGCAGTACACCAGCACCGATCCGGCCAACCGGAACAACATCCGCGAAAAGCTCAACTGGGTCCGCCGCTGCTGGCCGGTTCAGGTCGACGGCGAATGGACCATGTTCGTCGGCGACTGGGAAGAGTTCGACCGGAAGTACTTCACCAGGGAGGATCTCCTGGAGCGGGCCGAAGCAAACCGGCATTTCCTTGAGGGAGCTTTCGGGAGCTGA
- a CDS encoding ribokinase, translating to MSAGKVVVVGSLNADLTVRTDRFPSPGETLNGSELVIAPGGKSANQAAAAALLGAEVRLFGAVGADGHGDLLLEAAAGAGVDASRVLRRTGTATGTAMIVVDAAGENTIIVSPGANGTVTGAELPADLFDDAAVLCLSLEVPLEAVTAAAQVGHDAGAQVLLNLSPYREVPAELLALTDVLLLNAHEAALVTGLSDPASDWERVIAALARLGVRRTIITLGGEGAVVLDGTATGADRVVAVAPTRVTAVDTTGCGDAFTAGTAARLAAGDSLVQAAEFAARAGALAATREGAQSSYSALAEMVG from the coding sequence ATGTCCGCCGGAAAAGTTGTAGTTGTCGGCTCGCTTAATGCCGACCTGACCGTCCGCACCGACCGTTTCCCCTCCCCCGGGGAAACCCTGAACGGTTCGGAACTGGTCATTGCCCCGGGCGGCAAGAGTGCCAACCAGGCCGCTGCCGCTGCCCTGCTGGGTGCCGAGGTGCGACTCTTCGGCGCCGTGGGGGCCGACGGGCACGGGGATCTGCTGCTCGAGGCGGCTGCGGGAGCCGGCGTAGACGCCTCCCGCGTCCTGCGCCGCACCGGCACCGCGACGGGCACAGCCATGATCGTGGTGGATGCAGCCGGGGAGAACACCATCATCGTCTCCCCCGGTGCCAACGGCACGGTCACCGGCGCCGAGCTCCCGGCGGACCTGTTCGACGACGCCGCAGTGCTCTGCCTGAGCCTGGAGGTGCCGCTCGAAGCGGTGACCGCCGCGGCACAGGTCGGGCACGACGCCGGTGCGCAGGTGCTGCTGAATCTCTCGCCGTACCGGGAGGTTCCCGCCGAACTGCTGGCCCTGACCGATGTCCTGCTGCTCAACGCCCACGAAGCGGCGCTGGTCACTGGACTGTCCGATCCGGCGTCGGACTGGGAACGGGTCATCGCCGCCCTGGCCCGCCTTGGTGTGCGCCGCACCATCATCACGCTCGGCGGCGAGGGCGCCGTCGTACTGGACGGCACCGCTACCGGTGCGGACCGTGTTGTTGCAGTCGCTCCCACCCGGGTAACCGCGGTGGACACCACCGGGTGCGGGGATGCGTTCACAGCCGGCACTGCTGCGCGGCTTGCCGCCGGCGATTCGCTGGTCCAGGCCGCCGAGTTTGCGGCGCGCGCCGGCGCCCTGGCCGCTACCCGCGAGGGCGCGCAGTCCTCGTATTCGGCGCTGGCGGAAATGGTGGGCTGA
- a CDS encoding trehalose-6-phosphate synthase, translating into MNADADPSSKEDAPDSYGDFDFIVVSNRLPVDRVSGPDGETWRRSPGGLVTALAPVMAKADGAWVGWPGSPDEEVEPFDHDNMYLKPVPLSTDEVELYYEGFSNATLWPLYHDVIAAPEFHRTWWDAYRTVNRRFADAAASVAAKGATVWVQDYQLQLVPQLLRQARPDLKIGFFNHIPFPPLEIFAQLPWRRNIIEGLLGADLIGFQRPSDASNFLRCVRRFAGYTIRQQQVNVTTEDGLSYVSRAEAFPISIDASQIAELAQREDVIERSKQIRRELGNPDTVLLGVDRLDYTKGISHRLKAYGELLEDGRITVENAAMIQVASPSRERVEQYRLLREEVEGTVGRISGSFDTISNTALRYLHHSYPVEEMVALYLAADVMLVTALRDGMNLVAKEYVAARTGNTGTLVLSEFTGAADQLRQAVLVNPHDIDGLKAAILTAVNMPAREASRRMRLMRRQVLQNDVERWSQNFLEALEQDQDREQTENQDRE; encoded by the coding sequence GTGAACGCTGACGCGGATCCGAGTTCCAAGGAAGACGCTCCGGACAGCTACGGCGACTTCGATTTCATCGTCGTGTCCAACCGGCTTCCGGTTGACCGCGTTAGTGGACCCGACGGCGAAACCTGGCGGCGCTCACCCGGCGGGCTGGTCACGGCCCTCGCTCCCGTGATGGCAAAGGCCGACGGCGCGTGGGTGGGCTGGCCCGGTTCCCCGGACGAAGAAGTGGAACCCTTCGACCACGACAACATGTATCTGAAGCCGGTGCCGCTGAGCACCGACGAAGTGGAACTGTATTACGAGGGCTTCTCCAACGCGACGCTGTGGCCGCTCTATCACGATGTGATTGCCGCCCCGGAATTCCACCGCACCTGGTGGGATGCCTACCGCACCGTGAACCGCCGGTTCGCCGACGCCGCCGCTTCCGTGGCCGCGAAGGGCGCCACGGTCTGGGTCCAGGATTACCAACTGCAGCTGGTCCCCCAGCTGCTGCGCCAGGCCCGGCCCGACCTGAAGATCGGTTTCTTCAACCACATTCCCTTCCCGCCGCTGGAGATTTTCGCCCAGCTGCCCTGGCGCCGGAACATCATCGAGGGTCTGCTCGGGGCGGACCTGATCGGGTTCCAGCGCCCGTCCGATGCGAGCAACTTCCTGCGCTGCGTACGCCGCTTCGCCGGCTACACCATCCGCCAGCAGCAGGTGAACGTCACCACGGAAGACGGACTGTCCTACGTTTCCCGCGCCGAGGCGTTCCCCATCTCCATCGATGCCAGCCAGATCGCCGAGCTGGCGCAGCGCGAAGACGTCATTGAACGATCCAAGCAAATCCGCCGCGAACTGGGCAATCCGGACACGGTGCTGCTGGGCGTTGACCGGCTGGACTACACCAAGGGCATCAGCCACCGGCTCAAGGCCTACGGCGAACTCCTCGAAGACGGCCGCATCACGGTGGAAAACGCCGCCATGATCCAGGTGGCCAGCCCCTCCCGCGAGCGCGTGGAACAGTACCGGCTGCTGCGCGAAGAAGTGGAAGGCACCGTCGGCCGGATCAGCGGCAGCTTCGACACCATTTCCAACACAGCGCTGCGCTACCTGCACCACAGCTATCCGGTGGAGGAAATGGTGGCGCTCTACCTTGCCGCTGACGTTATGCTCGTCACCGCGCTGCGCGACGGCATGAACCTGGTTGCGAAGGAATACGTCGCCGCCCGCACCGGCAACACGGGCACCCTGGTCCTCTCCGAGTTCACCGGCGCCGCGGACCAGCTGCGCCAGGCCGTGCTGGTCAACCCGCATGACATCGACGGGCTGAAGGCCGCCATCCTCACCGCGGTAAACATGCCGGCCCGGGAAGCCAGCCGGCGTATGCGCCTGATGCGCCGGCAGGTGCTGCAGAACGACGTCGAACGGTGGTCCCAGAACTTCCTGGAGGCACTCGAACAGGACCAGGACCGGGAACAGACCGAGAATCAGGACCGGGAGTAG
- the otsB gene encoding trehalose-phosphatase has product MSSLDTELQAALESVAGTGKLLVALDFDGVLAPLVEHAEDARPLDGSAAAVRTLASLRDTVTAFISGRALDSLRTVASPDPETLLIGSHGAETWTGPNQEPLQLTPEQAQLLASARTAVESVVARHPGCRLEHKPAGVVLHTRSVSEPAAAAAATEEARRELSLLDGVQVTDGKSVLEASVVHTNKGEGIRALRELTGATAVLFAGDDVTDERGFAALQPGDVSIKVGDGSTAAAYRVASPEEFTAVLAELARLRAAAVAG; this is encoded by the coding sequence ATGAGTTCACTGGACACTGAGCTGCAGGCGGCGCTGGAGTCCGTGGCCGGCACTGGGAAACTCCTGGTGGCGCTGGACTTCGACGGTGTGCTCGCCCCGTTGGTGGAACATGCCGAGGATGCCCGCCCGCTGGACGGATCGGCGGCCGCTGTCCGGACCCTCGCTTCCCTCCGGGACACCGTCACCGCGTTCATCTCCGGGCGGGCGCTCGACAGCCTGCGCACCGTCGCCTCCCCGGATCCCGAAACCCTGCTGATCGGCAGCCACGGCGCCGAGACCTGGACCGGTCCCAATCAGGAGCCGCTGCAGCTGACCCCCGAGCAGGCCCAGCTGCTGGCCAGCGCCCGCACAGCGGTGGAATCCGTGGTCGCCCGGCACCCGGGCTGCCGGCTGGAACACAAGCCGGCCGGCGTCGTCCTCCACACCCGCAGCGTCTCCGAACCGGCCGCTGCTGCCGCCGCCACTGAGGAGGCACGGAGGGAACTGAGCCTGCTCGACGGCGTTCAGGTCACCGACGGCAAATCCGTCCTGGAGGCCTCCGTCGTCCACACCAACAAGGGCGAAGGCATCCGCGCCCTGCGGGAACTGACAGGCGCAACGGCGGTGCTGTTCGCCGGCGACGATGTCACCGACGAACGCGGTTTCGCGGCTTTGCAGCCCGGCGACGTCTCGATCAAGGTCGGCGACGGGAGCACGGCTGCCGCATACCGGGTCGCCTCCCCCGAGGAATTCACTGCGGTACTCGCAGAACTTGCAAGGCTGCGCGCCGCCGCCGTCGCCGGATAA